From the genome of Solibacillus sp. FSL H8-0538:
AAAGAAAATGGCAAAGATGAAAGCAGAGGAGATGCGTATTTTATATGTAGCGATGACACGTGCAAAAGAACGCCTTATTTTAGTCGGCTCCGTAAAAAACTGGGAGAAGAAAAAAGCGCAGTGGGATTTAATGCAAAATATTGCGGCCAATGAAATTTTGCCAAGCTATCTTCGTGCCTCTAGCTCCAATTATTTAGAGTGGGTTGGTCATGCGGTGGCACGTCATAATGACTATTTAACAATCGCTTCTACGGACACCGATACGACAGAAACAGCATTAACAACTTCTTTATGGCATGTTAAAGTCGTGCCAGCCGAGCGCTTCACGACACCGGTTGAGCAAGGAGAAGTTGTGGAGGAAATGGAGCAACGTCCGGTAAACAAGGAGCTGCTAGAGCAGTTAACGAAACGCTTTACGGCAAGCTATCCGTTTGCCAATGCTGTGACGAAAAAATCGAAAACATCGGTAACAGAAATTAAACGGATCGTTAGTTTGCAGCAGGAGGAGCAAGATTATAATCCATCTGTGCGCAATACGAAGGCGATTATGAAACGACCGAGCTTTATGCAGGAGAAGGAGCTATCGTCTGCTGAAAAGGGAACGGCTGTTCATACAGTGATGCAACTTGTTCCACAGCAAGGACTGACAACCGAACAGGAAGTAGCGAATTTTATTGCGACACTCGTTGAAAAAGAGCTACTGAAACAGTCGGAAGCAGATGTGATTGAATCGGAACGTATTTTGCAGTTTTTCCATTCTGCAATCGGTCAGCGTTTTACGAACGCACAAAAAGTGTTACGTGAAGTACCATTTACGTTAAGTCGAAAGGATGCAGATGGCGATAAGCAAATCGTGCAAGGGGTAATTGACTGTATGTTCCAAGAAACGGATGGGGACTGGGTTCTACTCGACTATAAGACGGACCAAATCCGCAAGCCATTTGATACAGAACCAGCGCTAACCGAGGAACTGACTAAGCGCTACAAAGTACAGCTAGAAATTTATACAGAAGCGATAGAAAACATTAAACACGTAAAGGTAAAGGAGAAAGTGCTTTACTTATACGCAATTGGTGAAAGCATCATAATTGCTTAAAAAAACTACTTATTATTTTTTGAGCGAGCTTGGATTAATGATAGGATTTTATGGCACCAGATTTAAAAAATAATTGAATGATATACCGTATTTTGAGCGTTCCACTAAGTCGACGTCTGCTACATCATGAAGTGCCTTTAATAATAAGTACCTAAACATAAGGATTTGGGAACCGCGTTACGTTTATTATCTAAACAATATTTTGTTTTTAACTCTTCTAATATGAATGTAAAATTTACAAGTTCATTGATTTGGCGAAGCTTTTTATCTTTTGGTACAACGATCTCATAAATCGATATGTATGGACTTAGGTTAAAGGTTTCTTGATTTGAAATCATGGGGCGCACCACCTGTATTTACTTTATTTTATTATCCAGGAAAGGATGTTTCTTAGAGAGGAAAAGAAACATCCTTCTAAGAAAGCAGATACTAGTTGATTGGAGTGGAAGGCGGCGACTCCAGCCGGAATAGCATGAGGTGAAGACCCCGCAGGAGCGATTTAGGAACAAAGGCTAAGAACGCCACGTCCTGTGGCAACGCCTTCGTGACCAACATCGTGTTGGCCCGAGGAGGCTGAGGCCATGCCGGCGGAACGCGTCCGCCTGGAACGCAAATCAACGGCTCGCTATGAAATACCTAGAGGACTTTTCAGTACCCTCCTATTTTTTAGTGGATAAGAAATTATAACGTTCCCATCCACATCAACTCGTCCAATTTCTGGGCGAGTTGTGTTTTTCTAAGAATTTTTTATAAGGGGAGTATTTTTTCTTAATGAACACTCAAATAGACGAAATGAACATACAACTTAACCGTAAATAAGTGCCATTTGCACTTAATTTCAAATAAGTTGTATATCAAGTTCGACGATTTTTACAATTCACGTAAATAAATTTCGCTGGTAATTTTCCTCGCTCGGATTTTAGCAATATACTTTTTTTAGTGTAGAATGGAGTTACATAGTTACGTCACGAATTTTGTTTGCGTATAGGAGGACAACAGTGTGAATTTTCAACCCGTGGGAGCGAATGAACGAATTTCATCGCTTGATATTTTAAGAGGATTTAGTTTACTTGGTATTTTACTAGTTAATATGTTCGGTTTTTATTTACCAATGCCGTACGTGTTTGACTTAAGTTATTGGTTTACGGAGGCGCAAGATATTATTTTGCATCAAATCTTAGATATTTATGTGCAAAGTAGTTTTTATCCGTTATTTTCAATGTTGTTCGGTTATGGCTTAGCCATGCAATATATGAAGGCGCAAAAAACAGGAACCAATTTTTATCAATTTGCACCGAAGCGTTTAGTCATTTTATTTATTATTGGAATGCTGCACGCCATTCTTATTTGGTGGGGCGATATTTTAGCAATTTACGCATTTTGCGGCTTCTTTTTACTGATGCTCCTTCGTTTCAAGGGCGGTACATTACTAACAATTGCTCTTGCCATAAATGGATTGTTTCACGCCTTTTTATTGTTTGTTTATGCACAGATGGGTATGTTGTCAATGCCGGTTGAGAAGGCAGCTGTAGATATCACGGCGATTGAAAATGTGATTACAGCATACGGTGTCGGTACTTGGACAGATGCATTTATGCAACGTCTCGACGATCTGTCCTTACAGATGGGCGGCGACATGTGGATCTCTGGATTATTTACAATTTTACCGTATATGTTAGTCGGTGCAGCTGCAGCAAAATGGCGTTTAATTGAGCGTGCCAAGGAAAAAATGGGTCTCTGGATTGCGCTCGCTATACTCGGCCTTGGACTTGGTATTTTTATTAAAAGTGCACCGATTACGTTTACACGTACATATGGACTCGATTATTTAAAAGTGTATGTCGGAGGGCCGCTATTATCGATCGGCTATATTGCTGTAATTGTTCTTGTATGCTTACTTCCTATTGCCTTAAAACTATTAGGACCAATTGCGAAAGCCGGTCGTATGTCTATGACGCTATATTTAATGCAATCCGTTATTTGTACAACATTATTTTATCATTGGGGCTTTGGATTATATGGACAAGTAGATGTACAAATGGGTATCTACATTGCACTTGGAATTTATGCTACTCAGCTTGTCATTGCTGAACTATGGCTATCGAAATTTACTCAAGGTCCAGTTGAAGCAACAGTGAAAAAATTAACTTATAGAAAAAAGTTGTCAGAAAAGTAAGGCAAGTTCTGTGGATATGATGTATCATGTAGGAAAAAGAAGGAGCGCTTTATACTATGAAAATGTTATCATTTAAGCTAAATGAGCAAGTGAAGTTCGGTCCGAAAGTTAAAAGAGAAGAAGCAGTTTGGGATGTAGTAGAAATTCAACAACAACTACAAGTACTACCTTCTTTTCCGTCAACAATTATTGACGGGATCTCGTTAGGTTTTGATTTCGTTGAGCAAATTCGCAAATTAGTAGATGCTGCTCAAAAAGCGGAAAATGGGGACCGATTTAAATGCGCATTCACTGAAATTGAGTGGCTTTCACCAATTCCACGTACGCCTAAAAATATTTTGTGTGTTGGCAAAAACTATGATGAGCACGCAAAAGAAATGGGCGCTGAAAAAGCACCTGAAGACATTATGGTTTTCACGAAGTCTCCAACAGCAATTGCTGCGGATGAAGCAACATTACCGATCCATGCTGAAAAGACGAGTACGCTAGATTACGAGGGTGAACTTGCAGTAGTGATTGGCAAGCGCGGCAAGGATATTCCTAAAGGGATGGCGTTTGATTACGTATTCGGGTATACAATCGGCAACGATATTACAGCACGAGAGCTACAAGAAAAACATAAGCAGTATTTCTTAGGAAAAAGCTTGGAAGGAACTTGTCCATTAGGTCCGTACCTTGTCACGAAGGACGAAATTCCTGATCCACATGCACTTTCCGTTGTCACGAAAGTAAATGGCGAGGTACGTCAAAACGGTTCTACAAAGGACATGATGTTCTCAGTAGGTGACATTGTTTCGATTTTATCGCAGCATGTAACACTTGAACCGGGAGATGTCATTTTAACGGGTACGCCAGCTGGAGTCGGTAAAGGCATGAACCCACCAGTATATTTAAAAGCTGGCGACGAAGTGAAAATTTCGATTGAGGGTATTGGTACATTAGCGAACCGTTTTGCTTAACTCGTTCGATGAAAAGACAAGATTCATTAATTTCTAAAGATATCCAAGCCATATAATTGAATCACATCCCATCGCATGTTAGGATATTGCATGAAGAGAAAAAAATATGAGGTGGGAAAAAGAATGGATTTATTAACTGGTTCAACACATTTACACATTACAACATGGGTACTGGCAATCATTCTATTTTTAGTAGCAGCACTTGCAAGCAAAAAGTTAACAGGCGTTCAAATGGCGCTACGTGTCGTGTACATATTAATGATCATTACTGGTGGTGCATTATTTATGGAATACCGCGATATCGTAACTGAAGGCGGCATGTATTACGACATGAAAGTATTGTTCGGTGTGTTAGTGATCGGATTTATGGAAATGATTTTAGCTCGTAAAAATAAAGGTAAATCATTAAATATCTTCTGGATTTTATTTGGTGTTGTTTTACTTGTAACGCTTTACTTAGGTTTAAGTGGCGGTATTGGTATGAATTTCTAATAGATGAATGATCGAAAGCTACTTCGGAAATTTTGAAGTAGCTTTTTTTTAGGTAAATATAGCCGTTTGAGAAAATACTGAGATTCATTTTCACGATTGTCACCTTTTTGTCGTAAATAAATAGAAATAACTGTGAAAAGGTAGCGACCAACAGATGAATTTTTGGTAAAATTACGTTTGATTGTTGTGAAAGAGAGGGATTAATTTGAGATTTAAAAAGTGGATCGGTGCGACTGCGGCAAGCGTATTACTTGCGGCCTCGTTTTCAACAGCCTCTATTGCGAGTGCTGAAGCAACACGTACAATCGCGGATGAAAGTATATATGATTTATTAGTAGACCGTTTCTTTAATGGTACAGGTACAAATGATATTGATGTGAATGCAAAAGACCCAACATTGTTTGCTGGTGGCGACTTTAAGGGACTTGTTGCCAAAAAAGACTTCATCGATAAAATGGGCTTTACGATTGTTTCGATTGGTTCTGTATTTGATACAGAAAAATATGATGGCTCAATGCCAACTAGCTACACAACACTTGAAGAACATTTCGGTACAGAAGATGAATTAAAAGAAGCAATTACTGCTTATCGTGCTAGCGATATGAAAATTATGGTCGATTTCCCACTATCAAATGTAAGTGCTAATCATGAATGGGCGACAGATGCTTCAAAAGCAGCCTGGGTAGCTAGTTCACAAGATGGCAAGGTACAGTGGGATTTGTCGAATTCAGATGTACAGCAAGCATTAATAGATGCGGTTGTAACCTTTGTTAAAACGTCGGATGTGGATGGCATTCGTTTAACAAATTTAGAAAATGCAGATACAGCCTTTGTGAATGAAGTAATTGATGCTATTAAAGCAGTGAAATCAACTATTTATATCATTTCAAATGAAGAAAGTGACGCAAATTTTGATGCGAAATATTACGCAGATACACAGGAAATTTACCGTAATATTTATAAAAATGTTGATTTAGATTCTACACATATTGATGCGCATGTGGAAGAATATATAAACGGTGACGGAATTCCGACACAGTTAATGTTCGATAATTTAAATACGAATCGGTTTACATTAGATTCAGCAAATGAAAATATGTTCCCGCCAACACGTATTAAAACAGCAATTTCTGGTACGCTTTTATTACCAGGGCTTCCAGTTATTCAGTACGGTTCGGAAATTGCGATGAATGGTGAAGCTGGTCCGGAAGCGCACCAATTCTATAACTTCAAAACAGATACAGAGTTAATTGACTATATTGGCGATTTGCAATCATTACGAAATGACTCTGAAACATTGCGTACCGGAGAATTCAAATGGCTGAAGAATGAAAATGGTTTCATTGCATTTGAACGTAAATCCGAAGATGAAACATGGATTGTTGTTATTAATAATACAGGTGAAACTAATCGTGTGAACATTTCACCAGAAGAAATCGGCGAAGGGAAAGAACTTCGCGGGATGTTTGAAAGCGAAATTATCCGTAAAAACAAAGAGGGCTATTATCCAATAATTTTAGACCGTGAAATGGTAGAAATATACCAAGTCATTGAAAAACGTGGATTAAATACTTCATATATAGTAGCTCTTGCATTAGTTGGAATTTTATACGCAGGATTCATGGTGATTATTATTAAACGTGGACGTAAACGCCGCGCAGAAAAAGGTCAATAAAAAGTAGAATAATTAATAAATTATAAGCTGCAAGTGCATTTAGACGTCTAAATGCACTTGCAGTTTTTTTGATAGATAAGAAAGTATAACTTTCTTATCTACATAAGTAAGGACATCATCTCGCCCTATATTGGGCGAGATGTGTCTTTCTAACGTTTAATAAACTATAACTTCTCTATGTCATAAACTTCTACTAGCGTAGGTTTCTCTATTTTTTCACAATAGTTATTCTAATTAATTCAAGTAATATCATGTAATAAGAATAGAAATCTACGCATAAATAGTTATACATACACTACCAGTCTCTCTCATATTGTGAACATTAATAGTTTTGCTAGCCATGAATTATAAATTT
Proteins encoded in this window:
- a CDS encoding fumarylacetoacetate hydrolase family protein, with protein sequence MKMLSFKLNEQVKFGPKVKREEAVWDVVEIQQQLQVLPSFPSTIIDGISLGFDFVEQIRKLVDAAQKAENGDRFKCAFTEIEWLSPIPRTPKNILCVGKNYDEHAKEMGAEKAPEDIMVFTKSPTAIAADEATLPIHAEKTSTLDYEGELAVVIGKRGKDIPKGMAFDYVFGYTIGNDITARELQEKHKQYFLGKSLEGTCPLGPYLVTKDEIPDPHALSVVTKVNGEVRQNGSTKDMMFSVGDIVSILSQHVTLEPGDVILTGTPAGVGKGMNPPVYLKAGDEVKISIEGIGTLANRFA
- a CDS encoding DUF418 domain-containing protein, translated to MNFQPVGANERISSLDILRGFSLLGILLVNMFGFYLPMPYVFDLSYWFTEAQDIILHQILDIYVQSSFYPLFSMLFGYGLAMQYMKAQKTGTNFYQFAPKRLVILFIIGMLHAILIWWGDILAIYAFCGFFLLMLLRFKGGTLLTIALAINGLFHAFLLFVYAQMGMLSMPVEKAAVDITAIENVITAYGVGTWTDAFMQRLDDLSLQMGGDMWISGLFTILPYMLVGAAAAKWRLIERAKEKMGLWIALAILGLGLGIFIKSAPITFTRTYGLDYLKVYVGGPLLSIGYIAVIVLVCLLPIALKLLGPIAKAGRMSMTLYLMQSVICTTLFYHWGFGLYGQVDVQMGIYIALGIYATQLVIAELWLSKFTQGPVEATVKKLTYRKKLSEK
- a CDS encoding YisL family protein, translated to MDLLTGSTHLHITTWVLAIILFLVAALASKKLTGVQMALRVVYILMIITGGALFMEYRDIVTEGGMYYDMKVLFGVLVIGFMEMILARKNKGKSLNIFWILFGVVLLVTLYLGLSGGIGMNF
- a CDS encoding alpha-amylase family glycosyl hydrolase, with translation MRFKKWIGATAASVLLAASFSTASIASAEATRTIADESIYDLLVDRFFNGTGTNDIDVNAKDPTLFAGGDFKGLVAKKDFIDKMGFTIVSIGSVFDTEKYDGSMPTSYTTLEEHFGTEDELKEAITAYRASDMKIMVDFPLSNVSANHEWATDASKAAWVASSQDGKVQWDLSNSDVQQALIDAVVTFVKTSDVDGIRLTNLENADTAFVNEVIDAIKAVKSTIYIISNEESDANFDAKYYADTQEIYRNIYKNVDLDSTHIDAHVEEYINGDGIPTQLMFDNLNTNRFTLDSANENMFPPTRIKTAISGTLLLPGLPVIQYGSEIAMNGEAGPEAHQFYNFKTDTELIDYIGDLQSLRNDSETLRTGEFKWLKNENGFIAFERKSEDETWIVVINNTGETNRVNISPEEIGEGKELRGMFESEIIRKNKEGYYPIILDREMVEIYQVIEKRGLNTSYIVALALVGILYAGFMVIIIKRGRKRRAEKGQ